A genomic stretch from Bosea sp. F3-2 includes:
- a CDS encoding homoserine kinase translates to MAVYTEVPDDEMAAFVARYGIGDLLSAKGIAEGVENSNYLLHTTQGSYILTLYEKRVNPDDLPFFLGLMQHLASRGLICPQPVKDSRGEMLGRLAGRPAAIVTFLDGLSVRRPTAAHCQELGRGLALLHEAGADFTMERVNALSVPGWRPLAHQAGPDADKVSPGLARRIMAEIAVHEASWPKDLPRGVIHADLFPNNVFFIGSRLSGLIDFYFACTDAYAYDLAICLNSWCFEADGSFNLTKGQALLAGYEAVRPLSLVEIEALPQLCRGSALRFLLTRLVDWLNVPPGALVKPHDPLEYDRKLAFHQRVVDAREYGLKR, encoded by the coding sequence TTGGCCGTCTATACCGAAGTGCCCGATGACGAGATGGCTGCCTTTGTGGCGCGCTATGGCATCGGCGATCTGCTTTCCGCCAAGGGTATCGCCGAAGGCGTCGAGAACTCGAACTACCTGCTGCACACCACCCAGGGCTCCTACATCCTCACCCTCTACGAGAAGCGGGTGAACCCGGACGACCTGCCGTTCTTCCTCGGGCTGATGCAGCACCTCGCCTCGCGTGGGCTGATCTGCCCGCAGCCGGTGAAGGACAGCCGCGGCGAGATGCTCGGTCGCCTCGCTGGGCGCCCCGCCGCGATCGTCACCTTTCTCGACGGGCTGTCGGTCCGCCGCCCCACCGCCGCCCATTGCCAGGAGCTCGGCCGCGGTCTCGCGCTGCTGCACGAGGCCGGGGCCGACTTCACGATGGAGCGGGTCAACGCACTCTCCGTGCCCGGCTGGCGTCCGCTCGCGCATCAGGCCGGCCCCGACGCCGACAAGGTCTCTCCGGGCCTCGCCCGCCGGATCATGGCGGAGATTGCGGTGCATGAGGCGAGCTGGCCCAAGGACCTGCCGCGCGGCGTGATCCATGCCGATCTCTTCCCCAACAATGTCTTCTTCATCGGCAGCCGGCTGTCAGGCCTGATCGACTTCTATTTCGCCTGCACCGACGCCTATGCCTATGATCTGGCGATCTGCCTGAATTCCTGGTGCTTCGAGGCCGACGGCTCGTTCAACCTGACCAAGGGACAGGCGCTGCTTGCCGGCTACGAGGCCGTCCGTCCGCTGAGTCTGGTGGAGATCGAGGCGCTGCCGCAGCTCTGCCGCGGTTCGGCTCTGCGCTTCCTGCTCACGCGCCTCGTCGACTGGCTCAACGTGCCGCCGGGCGCGCTGGTCAAGCCGCATGATCCGCTCGAATACGACCGCAAGCTTGCCTTCCACCAACGGGTGGTCGACGCCCGCGAATATGGGCTGAAGCGGTGA
- the ispH gene encoding 4-hydroxy-3-methylbut-2-enyl diphosphate reductase, translating to MTKPPLDILLCAPRGFCAGVVRAIDAVEKALSVHGAPVYVRHEIVHNKYVVESLKRKGAVFVAELDEVPDETRPVIFSAHGVAKAVPAAAKARNLFAIDATCPLVTKVHREAEVHHKRGRHILLVGHAGHPEVIGTMGQLPEGAITLIETLEDVAALTPPTGQPLAYVTQTTLSVDDTREIVEALQARFPELIAPHKEDICYATTNRQEAVKRVAPQVDGLIVVGSPNSSNSQRLREVAERAGCPVARLVLRTDEIDWSIFGNIRSLGITAGASAPEVLVEEIIDAFAERYEVRVETVSTADENVFFPLPRELRSEAAPTAAE from the coding sequence GTGACCAAGCCACCGCTCGACATTCTGCTCTGTGCCCCGCGCGGCTTCTGCGCCGGGGTCGTGCGCGCCATCGACGCGGTCGAGAAGGCGCTCAGCGTCCATGGCGCGCCGGTCTATGTCCGCCACGAGATCGTCCATAACAAATACGTCGTCGAATCCCTGAAGCGGAAGGGCGCGGTCTTCGTCGCCGAGCTCGACGAGGTGCCCGACGAGACCCGGCCGGTGATCTTCTCCGCCCATGGCGTCGCCAAGGCGGTGCCGGCGGCGGCAAAGGCGCGCAATCTCTTCGCCATCGACGCCACCTGCCCGCTGGTGACGAAGGTGCATCGCGAGGCGGAGGTCCATCACAAGCGCGGCCGCCACATCCTGCTCGTCGGTCATGCCGGCCACCCCGAGGTCATCGGCACGATGGGCCAGCTCCCCGAGGGTGCGATCACACTGATCGAGACGCTGGAGGACGTCGCGGCGCTGACCCCGCCGACCGGCCAGCCGCTCGCCTATGTCACGCAGACCACGCTTTCGGTCGACGACACGCGCGAAATCGTCGAGGCGCTGCAGGCCCGTTTCCCGGAGCTGATCGCCCCGCACAAGGAAGATATCTGCTACGCGACGACGAACCGCCAGGAGGCGGTGAAGCGCGTCGCCCCGCAGGTCGACGGGCTGATCGTGGTCGGCTCGCCCAACTCCTCGAATTCGCAGCGCCTGCGCGAGGTGGCCGAACGCGCCGGCTGCCCCGTGGCGCGGCTCGTGCTCCGCACCGACGAGATCGACTGGTCGATCTTCGGCAATATCCGCAGCCTCGGCATCACCGCCGGCGCCAGCGCACCGGAGGTGCTGGTCGAGGAGATCATCGACGCCTTCGCCGAGCGCTACGAGGTCCGTGTCGAGACCGTCTCGACCGCCGACGAGAACGTCTTCTTCCCGCTGCCGCGCGAGCTGCGCAGCGAGGCGGCGCCGACCGCGGCCGAATAA
- a CDS encoding monovalent cation:proton antiporter-2 (CPA2) family protein, producing MADAASHVSFLPPILTFCAAAVIAVPIFRKLGQSAVLGYLAAGIVIGPSLLGVIKDPDAIRSTAEIGVVLLLFLVGLELQPARLYSMRKDILGTGLAQMALSAAGIGLLGWSFGLSAAGAVAVGVALALSATSIALQQLEERGDAGETYGRRTFSILLFQDMAIAPVLALLPLLATTGGAQAGSPMRALASLGIALGALIAIILAGRYVLNPFFRILANTGAKDVMTAAALLIVLGAALLMEHVGLSMAMGAFLAGVMLADSHFRHELEADIEPFRGVLLGLFFMAVGMSLDLLLVTTNWMLLAVAAPLLVLFKIAVVTSILRISCSSWLEAIRAGALLSPAGEFAFVLLPLGLAQGLLTPPQAAMATALAAISMLLGPIVARLIDAVLLSRVAPETMEEDFDGISDSQVMVVGFGRFGQVVTQALLLQHVNITVIDSDVEQIRAAARFGFKVYYGDGMRLDVLRAAGAGRVKVICVCIDNKDAALRIVEMVKAEFPQVRVHVRAFDRIHAIDLMKANVDYQMRETFESALGFGRVTLETLGLSRDEADFVIDHVRDRDAQRMEIQFHEGIAAALNRVPRVTPEPIVKPKGKSKALNAETEQVIADGGAEVSVGGVGEPER from the coding sequence ATGGCCGACGCCGCCTCGCATGTCAGCTTCCTGCCGCCCATCCTGACCTTCTGCGCTGCCGCAGTGATCGCCGTGCCGATCTTCCGCAAGCTCGGGCAGTCGGCGGTGCTCGGCTATCTCGCGGCCGGCATCGTGATCGGCCCTTCCCTGCTGGGCGTGATCAAGGACCCCGACGCCATCCGCAGCACCGCCGAGATCGGCGTGGTGCTGCTGCTCTTCCTGGTCGGCCTCGAGCTGCAGCCGGCGCGCCTCTATTCGATGCGCAAGGACATTCTCGGCACGGGCCTCGCGCAGATGGCGCTCAGCGCCGCCGGCATCGGTCTCCTCGGCTGGTCTTTCGGCCTGTCCGCCGCAGGCGCTGTCGCGGTCGGTGTGGCGCTGGCGCTCTCCGCCACCTCGATCGCGCTGCAGCAGCTCGAAGAGAGGGGCGATGCCGGCGAGACCTACGGCCGGCGCACCTTCTCGATCCTGCTGTTCCAGGATATGGCGATTGCGCCCGTGCTGGCGCTGCTACCCTTGCTCGCCACCACCGGCGGCGCACAGGCCGGCAGCCCGATGCGCGCCCTCGCCAGCCTCGGCATCGCGCTCGGCGCGCTGATCGCGATCATCCTGGCCGGGCGCTATGTGCTGAACCCGTTCTTCCGCATCCTCGCCAATACCGGCGCCAAGGATGTGATGACGGCGGCCGCCCTGCTGATCGTGCTCGGCGCCGCCCTGCTGATGGAGCATGTCGGCCTGTCGATGGCGATGGGCGCCTTCCTCGCCGGCGTGATGCTGGCCGACTCGCATTTCCGGCACGAGCTCGAAGCCGATATCGAGCCGTTCCGCGGTGTGCTGCTTGGCCTGTTCTTCATGGCGGTCGGCATGTCGCTCGACCTGCTGCTGGTCACGACCAACTGGATGCTGTTGGCGGTGGCAGCGCCTCTGCTGGTGCTGTTCAAGATCGCGGTCGTCACCTCGATCCTGCGGATCTCCTGCTCCTCCTGGCTGGAGGCGATCCGGGCCGGCGCCCTGCTCTCGCCGGCCGGCGAATTCGCCTTCGTGCTGTTGCCACTGGGCCTGGCGCAGGGTCTGCTCACGCCGCCGCAGGCGGCCATGGCAACGGCACTCGCCGCGATCAGCATGCTGCTCGGTCCGATCGTCGCCAGGCTGATCGACGCGGTGCTGCTCTCGCGCGTCGCGCCGGAGACGATGGAAGAGGATTTCGACGGGATCAGCGACAGCCAGGTGATGGTGGTCGGCTTCGGCCGCTTCGGCCAGGTGGTGACGCAGGCGCTGCTCCTGCAGCACGTCAACATCACCGTGATCGATTCCGATGTCGAGCAGATCCGCGCCGCCGCCCGCTTCGGCTTCAAGGTCTATTACGGCGACGGGATGCGCCTCGACGTGCTGCGTGCCGCGGGCGCCGGCCGGGTGAAGGTGATCTGCGTCTGCATCGACAACAAGGACGCGGCGCTGCGCATCGTCGAGATGGTCAAGGCCGAGTTCCCGCAGGTGCGCGTGCATGTGCGCGCCTTCGACAGAATCCATGCGATCGACCTGATGAAGGCCAATGTCGATTACCAGATGCGCGAGACCTTCGAATCGGCGCTCGGCTTCGGCCGCGTCACGCTGGAGACCCTGGGCTTGAGCCGCGACGAAGCCGATTTCGTCATCGACCATGTCCGCGATCGCGACGCGCAGCGCATGGAAATCCAGTTCCACGAGGGTATCGCCGCCGCACTGAACCGCGTGCCGCGCGTGACGCCGGAGCCGATCGTCAAGCCGAAGGGCAAGTCCAAGGCCCTCAATGCCGAGACCGAGCAGGTCATCGCCGATGGTGGGGCCGAGGTCTCGGTCGGCGGCGTCGGAGAGCCGGAGCGGTGA
- a CDS encoding MATE family efflux transporter: protein MTSASPRPAQAVFVDGSLMRHVAVMTGTGSIGLMAVFVVDLLSLLYVSWLGRPEATAGVGFATIVLYLMVSVNVGLMIAVAALTSRSIGAGDREGARRIAASTMVLMALVALMLSLAALPLLPWLLRTIGARDQSYAVALSFLHITLPSNVLMAIGMGFSGVLRAIGDARRAMFVTLGGGIATAGLDPLLIFGFGLGPDGAAIAIVLARVIIVAIGFHAAVVVHGMMARPRLSWIRQDSARTFAIAGPAILTNLSNPIANAVFAGVVARFGDAAIAALAIMDRLVPVAFGAVFALSGAVGPILGQNWGAGRFDRMRRGLTDSAIFAAGCVLVSGLLLLSLRGVIVSAFHAAGLTAELVEFFCLIAGPMWLFVGMLFVANAAFNNLGMPFLSTLFSWGRATLGTMPLAFLGAQIAGPKGALAGSALGAVAFGVLALIFAYRGIARLEREAMQRRATFDLPDKDTLLSSAQARN from the coding sequence GTGACCAGCGCCTCGCCCCGGCCGGCGCAGGCCGTCTTCGTCGACGGTTCGCTGATGCGCCATGTCGCCGTGATGACGGGGACGGGCTCGATCGGCCTGATGGCCGTCTTCGTCGTCGACCTCCTGTCGCTGCTCTACGTCTCATGGCTCGGGCGGCCAGAGGCGACGGCCGGTGTCGGCTTCGCCACCATCGTGCTCTATCTGATGGTCTCGGTGAATGTCGGGCTGATGATTGCGGTCGCCGCCCTGACCTCGCGCAGCATTGGCGCCGGCGATCGCGAGGGCGCGCGGCGCATCGCCGCCTCCACAATGGTCCTGATGGCGCTGGTGGCGCTCATGCTGTCGCTTGCCGCGCTGCCGCTGCTTCCCTGGCTGCTGCGCACCATCGGCGCGCGTGACCAATCCTACGCCGTCGCCCTCTCCTTCCTGCACATCACCCTGCCCTCCAACGTGCTGATGGCGATCGGCATGGGCTTCTCCGGCGTGCTGCGCGCCATCGGCGACGCGCGCCGGGCGATGTTCGTCACGCTCGGCGGCGGTATCGCCACTGCCGGGCTCGACCCGCTGCTGATCTTCGGCTTCGGTCTCGGGCCGGACGGCGCTGCGATCGCAATCGTGCTGGCGCGCGTCATCATCGTCGCGATCGGCTTCCACGCAGCCGTGGTCGTTCACGGCATGATGGCCCGGCCACGGCTGAGCTGGATTCGCCAGGACAGCGCCCGGACCTTCGCGATTGCCGGGCCGGCCATCCTGACCAACCTCTCCAACCCGATCGCCAATGCCGTGTTCGCTGGCGTCGTCGCCCGCTTCGGCGATGCGGCGATCGCGGCGCTGGCGATCATGGACCGGCTGGTGCCGGTCGCTTTCGGCGCGGTGTTCGCGCTCTCAGGCGCGGTCGGGCCGATCCTCGGCCAGAACTGGGGCGCCGGCCGCTTCGACCGGATGCGGCGCGGCCTGACGGATTCGGCGATCTTCGCAGCCGGATGCGTCCTGGTTTCCGGGTTGCTGCTGCTTTCGCTGCGCGGCGTCATCGTCTCCGCCTTCCACGCAGCGGGGCTGACGGCGGAGCTGGTCGAGTTCTTCTGCCTGATCGCCGGGCCGATGTGGCTCTTCGTTGGCATGCTGTTCGTCGCCAATGCAGCCTTCAACAATCTCGGCATGCCGTTCCTGTCGACGCTGTTCAGCTGGGGGCGGGCGACGCTCGGCACGATGCCCCTCGCCTTCCTCGGCGCGCAGATCGCCGGGCCGAAGGGTGCGCTGGCGGGCTCGGCGCTGGGTGCGGTCGCCTTTGGCGTGCTGGCGCTGATCTTCGCCTATCGCGGCATCGCCCGGCTGGAGCGCGAGGCCATGCAGCGGCGGGCTACCTTCGATTTGCCAGACAAGGACACCCTGCTATCGTCCGCTCAGGCACGGAACTGA